The Shewanella sp. NFH-SH190041 genome has a window encoding:
- the pgm gene encoding phosphoglucomutase (alpha-D-glucose-1,6-bisphosphate-dependent) yields MALHPRAGKPATQDDLVNIPKLMSHYYRRVPDQNNPAQKVTFGTSGHRGCAFDASFNEQHILAITQAVVDYRKQQGIGGALVLGMDTHALSQAAYITAIEVLVANGVEVIAQLDDAFTPTPVVSQYLVAANRNKAKGDPMMIDGLIITPSHNPPKDGGIKYNPPHGGPAEAEITAWIEQRANDYLAAQLEGIRRVNIEIALTTGRVKYTDLYLPYIAALDQVVDMQAIREANIRIGVDPLGGSGIYYWQRIAAHYGLDITVVNNTVDPAFAFMPLDKDGKIRMDCSSPYAMAGLLTRQQEFDLCLGNDPDYDRHGIVCPERGQGGGGLMNPNHYLAVAIDYLLTHRPQWQESLAVGKTLVSSAMIDRICQHRARQLLEVPVGFKWFVDGLANQTIAFGGEESAGAAFLQRDGQTWCTDKDGFILGLLAAEILAVTGMTPGEYYQQLTAQFGTSYYGRIDSPISAKKKAKFAALSAESLGADLLAGDKVTAVLTKAPGNGAAIGGIKVCTDNGWFAARPSGTEALFKLYAESFVSEQHLKQIFADARILIDTALKAL; encoded by the coding sequence GTGGCATTGCACCCTCGCGCCGGTAAACCGGCCACACAAGATGATCTGGTTAATATTCCCAAACTGATGAGCCATTATTACCGGCGAGTACCGGATCAGAATAATCCGGCACAAAAAGTCACGTTTGGCACATCTGGGCACCGTGGCTGTGCCTTTGATGCCAGTTTCAATGAACAGCATATTCTGGCGATTACACAAGCGGTAGTTGATTACCGTAAGCAGCAAGGCATTGGCGGTGCGCTGGTGCTGGGCATGGATACCCATGCTTTATCACAAGCGGCATATATTACAGCCATTGAAGTGCTGGTCGCCAATGGCGTAGAGGTTATCGCTCAGCTTGATGATGCTTTTACACCGACGCCTGTGGTTAGTCAGTATTTGGTGGCGGCGAACCGGAATAAGGCCAAAGGCGATCCTATGATGATCGATGGCCTGATTATTACCCCATCCCATAATCCACCAAAAGATGGTGGCATTAAATATAATCCGCCCCATGGTGGGCCGGCTGAAGCTGAGATCACCGCTTGGATTGAACAGCGGGCGAATGATTATCTGGCGGCCCAATTAGAGGGTATTCGCCGGGTTAATATTGAGATTGCCTTAACGACTGGCCGGGTGAAATATACCGATCTGTATCTGCCTTATATTGCAGCATTAGACCAAGTAGTGGATATGCAGGCTATCCGTGAGGCTAATATCCGTATCGGTGTGGATCCTTTAGGTGGCTCCGGCATTTATTACTGGCAACGTATTGCGGCACATTATGGGCTGGATATTACTGTGGTTAATAACACAGTCGATCCAGCTTTTGCTTTTATGCCGCTTGATAAAGACGGCAAGATCCGCATGGATTGCTCCTCTCCTTATGCGATGGCAGGCTTGCTGACCCGTCAGCAGGAATTTGATCTGTGCCTAGGGAATGATCCTGACTATGACCGTCATGGTATTGTTTGTCCTGAGCGTGGTCAGGGTGGTGGCGGGTTGATGAATCCCAACCACTATCTGGCGGTCGCCATTGATTATCTGCTTACCCATCGGCCTCAGTGGCAAGAGAGCTTAGCGGTTGGTAAGACGCTAGTGTCCAGTGCCATGATTGATCGTATCTGTCAGCATCGGGCGCGGCAGTTATTAGAAGTGCCAGTCGGGTTTAAATGGTTTGTTGATGGTTTAGCTAATCAGACGATTGCCTTTGGTGGTGAAGAGAGTGCTGGCGCGGCATTTTTGCAGCGAGATGGTCAAACCTGGTGTACAGATAAAGATGGTTTTATCTTAGGTTTGCTCGCGGCAGAGATCCTGGCCGTTACCGGCATGACCCCCGGAGAATATTATCAGCAACTGACAGCTCAGTTTGGTACCAGTTATTATGGCCGAATTGATAGCCCTATCAGCGCCAAGAAAAAAGCCAAGTTTGCAGCCTTAAGCGCAGAGAGCTTAGGTGCCGATCTGCTGGCTGGCGATAAAGTGACAGCTGTGCTGACGAAGGCGCCGGGTAATGGCGCGGCAATTGGTGGGATTAAAGTGTGCACCGATAATGGTTGGTTTGCTGCTCGCCCGTCCGGTACCGAGGCGCTGTTTAAGTTGTACGCTGAAAGCTTTGTCAGTGAACAACATCTGAAACAGATTTTTGCTGATGCGCGCATATTGATCGATACGGCACTAAAAGCCCTGTAA
- a CDS encoding alpha-hydroxy acid oxidase, whose amino-acid sequence MIDYFNTNYPSVDLLRLRAQQRLPQFAFEYVDGGCNVEQGLHKNTDDIRKLELLPYYLRQYDHISMKTTLFGETYDAPFGISPVGLQGLIWPEAPEILAKAAFDHNIPFVLSTVTTSPIEKIAEITEGKAWFQLYHPVDDNITDDLLARCKRAGIKTLVLLSDVPTFAYRPKEIKNGLAMPPKMTAHNIYEIFKSPQWALTTLLKGKPQFATLKKYMSGNMNMHHLALFMDKTFNGRLSMEKVQRLRDKWDGNLVMKGLSTVEDSDKAVALGLDGIIISNHGGRQLDAGPSTISVAPEIIAKHKQNITIMMDSGIRNGPDIARTLSVGVDFTFLGRTFMYGVGALGHHGGYHTINMLKKELQQVMEQCCCETPADFPNHLLDNIWQAPSV is encoded by the coding sequence ATGATTGATTACTTCAATACCAATTATCCTTCAGTGGATTTACTGCGGTTACGCGCCCAGCAGCGCCTACCCCAATTTGCCTTTGAATATGTCGATGGTGGCTGTAACGTCGAGCAGGGGTTACACAAAAATACTGACGATATCCGCAAGCTGGAATTACTGCCCTACTACCTGCGTCAATATGATCATATTTCGATGAAAACGACGCTATTTGGTGAAACCTACGACGCCCCTTTTGGTATCAGTCCGGTAGGACTGCAAGGATTAATCTGGCCTGAAGCGCCGGAAATTCTCGCTAAGGCGGCATTTGATCATAATATTCCTTTTGTATTGAGTACGGTAACCACCTCCCCAATTGAAAAAATTGCGGAAATTACTGAAGGCAAAGCTTGGTTCCAGTTATATCATCCAGTGGACGACAACATCACAGATGATTTGCTGGCGCGCTGCAAGCGTGCAGGCATCAAAACCTTGGTATTGTTATCCGATGTTCCCACATTTGCCTACCGTCCAAAAGAAATCAAAAACGGGCTGGCAATGCCACCGAAAATGACAGCCCACAATATTTATGAAATCTTTAAATCGCCACAATGGGCGCTGACAACCTTACTCAAAGGCAAACCACAATTTGCGACCTTGAAGAAATACATGTCCGGTAATATGAACATGCACCATTTAGCGCTGTTTATGGACAAAACCTTTAATGGTCGTCTGAGTATGGAGAAAGTGCAGCGATTACGGGATAAGTGGGATGGCAACTTAGTGATGAAAGGACTGTCTACCGTGGAAGACAGTGACAAAGCAGTGGCCTTAGGACTGGATGGCATTATTATTTCCAACCACGGTGGCCGACAATTGGATGCCGGCCCCTCCACCATCAGTGTCGCGCCGGAAATTATTGCTAAACATAAGCAAAATATAACCATTATGATGGATAGCGGTATCCGTAATGGCCCTGACATTGCCCGCACCCTGTCAGTTGGCGTGGACTTTACCTTCCTTGGCCGCACCTTTATGTACGGGGTTGGCGCGTTAGGTCATCACGGTGGCTATCACACTATCAATATGCTGAAAAAAGAGCTGCAACAAGTGATGGAGCAATGCTGCTGCGAAACGCCGGCAGATTTTCCCAACCATTTACTGGACAATATTTGGCAAGCACCGTCCGTCTAG
- the dcuC gene encoding anaerobic C4-dicarboxylate transporter DcuC produces MTELLIGLVVTIAVGYYIIKGYKAAGILLTAGVILLLLAGILGHKVLPANVTSTGNILTDAFEYIKYMLQNRNAGLGLQIMLLCGFATYMTHIGANNVVVKQFSKPLSFIKSPYVLLVAAYIVSCLMSLAVSSATGLGVLLMATLFPMMTAMGISRPAAAAVCASPAAIILSPTSGDVIIAAEKSGLPLHVFSVETVLPVSISAIVVMAIATFFWNRYLDKKDNAPMEKLDIAHIEVKSPAYYSILPFLPIIGVFLFNGEAIPGMQLDIYTIVVLSIALSAVVDLFTNRFNGKLTLDNLEACFAGMGDAFKGVVMLLVAAGVFAQGLMSIGAIDNLLHLADEAGAGGMALMLLLTVLTVAAAIATGSGNAPFYAFVELAPKLAIKLGLNPAFLIIPMLQASNLGRTISPVSGVIVATSGMAGISPFDVVKRALVPVLCGLVTVIIGTVLLVPMQA; encoded by the coding sequence ATGACAGAGTTGTTGATCGGCTTAGTCGTCACTATTGCCGTTGGTTATTATATTATCAAAGGTTATAAAGCTGCCGGAATATTACTGACAGCCGGCGTTATTCTATTACTGCTGGCAGGTATATTAGGCCATAAAGTTCTGCCTGCTAATGTCACCTCTACTGGTAATATTCTCACCGATGCATTTGAGTATATTAAATATATGCTACAAAACCGCAATGCAGGGCTCGGCTTACAAATTATGCTGCTGTGCGGATTTGCAACTTATATGACCCATATTGGTGCGAATAATGTGGTGGTTAAACAATTTTCTAAACCACTGTCATTCATTAAATCCCCTTACGTGTTATTAGTCGCAGCCTATATTGTCAGTTGCCTAATGTCACTGGCGGTGAGCTCGGCCACCGGATTGGGCGTACTGCTGATGGCCACCTTATTCCCCATGATGACTGCTATGGGCATTTCCCGTCCTGCGGCGGCGGCTGTGTGTGCGTCACCTGCGGCGATTATTCTGTCACCCACTTCAGGGGATGTGATTATCGCGGCAGAAAAATCTGGCTTACCCCTGCATGTGTTTTCCGTAGAAACCGTGCTACCCGTCTCTATCAGCGCCATTGTCGTCATGGCCATTGCAACCTTTTTCTGGAACCGCTATCTCGATAAAAAAGATAATGCGCCGATGGAGAAATTGGATATTGCTCATATTGAAGTAAAGTCCCCGGCTTATTATTCAATTTTGCCTTTTCTACCTATCATTGGCGTATTTCTGTTCAATGGAGAAGCCATTCCCGGTATGCAGCTCGACATCTATACCATAGTGGTTCTCTCTATTGCTCTGAGCGCTGTGGTCGATTTATTCACTAACCGCTTTAACGGTAAATTGACCTTGGATAATTTAGAAGCCTGTTTCGCGGGTATGGGCGATGCGTTTAAAGGCGTCGTGATGTTATTGGTCGCAGCTGGGGTATTTGCCCAAGGCCTGATGTCTATCGGCGCCATTGATAACCTGCTGCATCTGGCTGATGAAGCCGGAGCCGGTGGTATGGCATTAATGCTGCTGCTCACTGTATTAACTGTCGCTGCTGCGATTGCAACGGGCTCAGGCAATGCGCCATTTTATGCTTTTGTCGAGTTAGCGCCCAAACTGGCCATTAAGCTGGGGCTCAATCCAGCATTCTTAATTATCCCTATGCTGCAGGCATCCAACCTTGGGCGCACGATTTCACCGGTTTCCGGCGTGATTGTGGCAACCTCAGGTATGGCGGGGATCAGTCCTTTTGATGTGGTTAAACGTGCGCTCGTTCCCGTATTATGTGGTCTGGTGACCGTGATTATCGGGACTGTATTGCTGGTCCCTATGCAGGCTTAA
- the astE gene encoding succinylglutamate desuccinylase, with translation MLKTLMASKDFLALTLACPDGFEQPESMILAGHTRISIEATGILRIEPLAEDNGKDIILSSGVHGNETAPIELCNSLIRRILNEDIRVKHRVLFLFGNPPAIFNGTRIVDENLNRLFSGEHSQAPGLINPERHRAKLLEQHVEAFYLSAPGGDATDSPIARQRLHYDLHTAIRGATYDKFAIYPFRHGRPYRRDQLCFLHSAGVNCVLFHHEPTTTFSYFSANEFGADAFTIELGKVFPMGQNDMSRFAAMDRQLTRLITDDALHLPEYDPSQFHLFRVSRSVVKQHDEFSFTFANDVKNFTAFARGSVLGYDGENPIVVEAEQEAIVFPNAKVPIGQRTLLCLVPEPAPEVM, from the coding sequence ATGCTCAAGACCTTGATGGCGTCAAAAGACTTTCTGGCCCTGACGCTGGCCTGTCCCGATGGCTTTGAACAGCCAGAATCGATGATCTTAGCGGGACATACCCGCATCAGTATTGAGGCAACCGGTATCTTACGTATCGAACCATTAGCTGAGGATAATGGTAAAGATATTATTTTATCATCCGGGGTTCACGGGAATGAAACCGCTCCCATCGAATTATGCAATAGTCTTATCCGCCGCATTCTTAATGAAGACATCCGGGTCAAACACCGGGTACTGTTTTTATTTGGCAACCCGCCCGCCATATTTAATGGCACCCGGATTGTGGATGAAAACCTCAATCGGCTATTTAGTGGCGAACACTCTCAGGCACCGGGGCTGATAAATCCAGAGCGTCATCGGGCTAAATTATTAGAGCAGCATGTCGAGGCATTTTATCTCTCCGCGCCCGGTGGGGATGCTACCGATAGTCCAATAGCGCGCCAGCGGTTGCATTATGACTTGCATACAGCCATTCGCGGCGCAACCTATGATAAGTTTGCGATTTACCCTTTCCGTCACGGTCGCCCTTACCGTCGTGACCAGTTGTGCTTCTTACATTCTGCCGGTGTGAATTGTGTGCTGTTCCATCACGAGCCGACCACCACCTTCAGTTACTTCTCGGCCAATGAATTTGGAGCTGATGCTTTTACCATTGAATTAGGCAAGGTTTTCCCGATGGGGCAGAATGATATGAGTCGTTTTGCTGCAATGGACAGGCAGTTAACCCGGTTGATCACGGATGACGCTCTGCATCTGCCTGAGTATGACCCCTCTCAATTTCATCTGTTCCGTGTCAGCCGCTCGGTGGTGAAACAACATGATGAATTCAGCTTTACTTTTGCCAATGATGTGAAGAACTTTACCGCCTTTGCTCGAGGCAGTGTGCTGGGGTATGACGGTGAGAATCCGATTGTGGTGGAAGCGGAACAGGAGGCGATTGTATTCCCCAACGCTAAAGTGCCGATAGGTCAGCGCACCTTGTTATGTCTGGTACCTGAGCCAGCCCCTGAGGTGATGTAA
- a CDS encoding thiamine pyrophosphate-dependent dehydrogenase E1 component subunit alpha gives MTDATRSKQSQRVEHRVNFIDGNALDIPILKILQADGTTYDGAVEPIIDKTLALKIYDTCVFTRVLDDRMLGAQRQGRISFYMTCTGEEASVIGSAAALDDGDVILAQYREHAALRYRGFTTEQFMNQMFSNELDLGKGRQMPIHYGCNALNYQTISSPLATQIPQATGVGYALKMQGKRNLAICYFGEGAASEGDFHAGLNMAAVSGAPVIFFCRNNGYAISTPTEEQYAGDGIASRGVGYGMHTIRIDGNDMLAVLAATQQARAYAIEHHAPVLIEAMTYRLGAHSSSDDPSGYRSREEEGQWREHDPVQRFKLWLVNKGWLTEAEDTQLYQDYREEILAQVKVAEKIPAPALEQLIEDVLDTPTPALKQQLAQLKQHISQYPKSYPKLSGRG, from the coding sequence ATGACTGACGCAACACGGAGTAAGCAGAGTCAACGGGTTGAGCATCGAGTCAATTTTATTGATGGCAATGCATTAGATATCCCGATTCTTAAGATATTGCAGGCAGATGGAACCACGTATGATGGCGCAGTAGAGCCGATTATCGATAAAACGCTTGCTTTGAAAATTTATGATACCTGTGTATTTACTCGGGTATTGGATGACAGGATGCTGGGTGCCCAGCGCCAAGGCCGGATCAGCTTTTATATGACCTGTACCGGCGAAGAAGCCTCGGTGATCGGCAGTGCTGCGGCGCTGGACGATGGCGATGTGATTCTGGCGCAATACCGAGAACATGCTGCACTGCGTTATCGTGGTTTTACCACAGAGCAGTTTATGAACCAGATGTTCAGCAATGAGCTGGACTTGGGTAAAGGGCGGCAGATGCCGATCCACTATGGCTGCAACGCCCTTAATTACCAGACAATATCCTCCCCACTGGCAACCCAGATCCCCCAGGCAACCGGTGTCGGTTACGCGCTAAAAATGCAAGGTAAACGCAATCTGGCCATCTGTTATTTCGGTGAAGGTGCCGCGTCGGAAGGGGACTTTCACGCCGGGTTGAATATGGCTGCTGTCAGCGGCGCGCCGGTGATCTTTTTCTGTCGTAACAATGGTTATGCCATTTCAACCCCAACAGAAGAGCAATATGCCGGTGATGGTATTGCCAGTCGAGGGGTCGGGTATGGCATGCATACCATACGGATTGATGGCAACGATATGCTGGCGGTGCTGGCCGCAACACAGCAGGCTCGTGCTTATGCCATTGAACATCATGCGCCGGTACTGATTGAGGCCATGACCTATCGACTGGGGGCGCATTCATCTTCCGATGATCCATCCGGTTATCGTTCCCGTGAGGAAGAAGGCCAATGGCGTGAACATGATCCTGTGCAGCGCTTTAAGCTTTGGCTAGTGAATAAAGGCTGGCTGACTGAAGCGGAAGATACGCAATTGTATCAAGACTATCGAGAAGAGATCCTGGCACAGGTGAAGGTGGCGGAAAAAATTCCTGCCCCGGCTCTGGAGCAATTGATTGAAGATGTGTTGGATACACCAACCCCGGCGCTCAAGCAGCAACTGGCGCAATTGAAACAGCATATCAGCCAGTATCCCAAGTCGTATCCAAAGCTGTCAGGGAGGGGATAA
- a CDS encoding alpha-ketoacid dehydrogenase subunit beta translates to MAKMNMLQAINDALRIAMQADPNMLVFGEDVGHFGGVFRATSGLQETFGRERCFNTPLTEQGIAGFANGLASAGMTPVAEIQFADYIFPAFDQIVNESAKFRYRSGNEFNVGGLTFRTPYGGGIAGGHYHSQSPEAYFTGTPGLKVVVPRNPEQAKGLLLAAIRDPNPVIFFEPKKLYRASVGEVPEGDYQTPLSRAEIVKSGEHITVLAWGAQVDVLMDAAKMAEKEGISCEVIDLRTLAPWDVETVAESVRKTGRLLINHEAPLTGGFAGEVAATIQQECFLYLESPISRVCGLDTPYPLCHEKEYMPDALKTFEAIKASINY, encoded by the coding sequence ATGGCAAAAATGAATATGTTGCAGGCCATTAATGATGCACTGCGAATTGCCATGCAGGCCGATCCGAATATGCTGGTGTTTGGTGAAGATGTTGGCCATTTTGGCGGGGTATTTCGGGCAACCTCTGGGCTGCAGGAAACCTTTGGCCGGGAACGCTGCTTTAATACGCCTTTGACAGAGCAGGGTATTGCTGGCTTTGCCAATGGTTTAGCATCTGCGGGGATGACGCCGGTCGCGGAAATCCAGTTTGCCGATTACATCTTTCCCGCGTTTGATCAGATAGTGAATGAGTCGGCCAAATTTCGTTATCGCAGTGGTAACGAGTTTAATGTCGGCGGGCTGACATTCCGTACCCCTTATGGTGGCGGCATTGCCGGTGGCCATTACCATTCTCAGTCGCCGGAAGCCTATTTTACCGGTACGCCTGGGCTGAAAGTGGTTGTTCCCCGCAATCCTGAGCAAGCCAAAGGATTGCTGCTAGCGGCTATTCGCGATCCTAACCCGGTGATTTTCTTTGAGCCGAAAAAGCTCTATCGCGCCTCTGTTGGTGAGGTTCCAGAAGGGGATTATCAAACCCCCTTAAGCCGTGCTGAAATCGTTAAGTCTGGTGAGCACATTACGGTGCTGGCGTGGGGCGCTCAGGTCGATGTGCTGATGGATGCTGCCAAAATGGCGGAAAAAGAGGGTATTAGCTGCGAAGTGATTGATTTGCGTACCCTAGCACCTTGGGATGTGGAAACTGTGGCTGAGTCAGTGCGTAAAACCGGTCGGTTGCTTATCAACCATGAAGCACCGCTCACCGGTGGTTTTGCCGGGGAGGTCGCAGCCACCATTCAGCAAGAGTGTTTCCTTTATCTGGAGTCACCCATTAGCCGGGTTTGTGGACTGGATACGCCGTACCCTCTGTGCCATGAGAAGGAATATATGCCAGATGCGCTGAAAACCTTCGAAGCCATTAAAGCCAGTATCAATTATTAG
- a CDS encoding dihydrolipoyllysine-residue acetyltransferase yields the protein MIKDFILPDIGEGVVECELVEWLVAEGDSVSEDQPIADVMTDKALVQIPAPYNGVITKLHYAKGDIAKVHAPLYSIEIEEAAEAGHDTPSAPEDDSASVTQQHKPGSAPATGGFVVEDFLLPDIGEGIVECELVEWLVEEGEFVVEDQPIADVMTDKALVQIPAIKPGKIAKLHYRKGQLAIVHQPLYAIEVAASGATADNSVATPSVSSDNQKIGNQGSHSYGADNHNITLGAGQTVASPLAPSRQPGKALASPAVRRMARSHDVDLSQVPGSGKNGRVYKDDLRRYLSQSSATPESGADLNHASTQPPMPAIAALSAETGDRTEPIRGIKAVMAKAMQESVSTIPHFTYCEELDVTELMVLRAEMKAKYASDELSISLMPFMMKAMSLALKEFPVLNSQVNADCTELTYKADHNIGMAVDAKVGLLVPNIKQVQHKSILDIAAEITRLTRDARAGRVAPADLKGGTISISNIGALGGTVATPIINKPEVAIVALGKVQLLPRFDDNGEVTARRLMQISWSGDHRVIDGGTIARFCNLWKQYIEAPEQMLMQLR from the coding sequence ATGATAAAGGATTTTATTCTGCCGGATATCGGTGAAGGTGTAGTGGAATGCGAGCTGGTTGAGTGGCTGGTGGCCGAAGGCGACAGTGTCAGTGAAGATCAGCCTATTGCTGATGTGATGACTGATAAAGCCTTGGTGCAGATCCCGGCGCCTTATAATGGCGTGATCACCAAATTGCACTATGCCAAGGGGGATATTGCCAAAGTGCATGCGCCGCTCTATTCCATTGAAATTGAAGAAGCTGCTGAGGCTGGACATGATACTCCCTCTGCGCCTGAGGACGATTCAGCGTCAGTTACCCAACAGCATAAACCGGGCTCCGCGCCTGCGACGGGTGGATTTGTGGTAGAAGATTTTCTGCTGCCCGATATCGGCGAGGGCATTGTTGAATGCGAGCTGGTGGAGTGGCTGGTGGAAGAAGGCGAGTTTGTGGTTGAAGATCAGCCGATTGCCGATGTCATGACAGATAAGGCGCTAGTGCAAATTCCGGCCATCAAACCGGGGAAAATTGCCAAACTGCATTACCGTAAAGGGCAGTTAGCGATTGTGCATCAGCCGCTGTATGCCATTGAGGTTGCGGCCTCTGGTGCAACGGCGGATAACAGCGTGGCCACGCCATCGGTCAGCTCTGACAATCAAAAGATCGGCAACCAAGGCAGCCATAGTTATGGGGCCGATAACCACAATATTACATTGGGGGCAGGGCAGACGGTGGCTTCGCCATTGGCGCCCAGTCGCCAGCCGGGTAAGGCGTTGGCCAGCCCCGCAGTGCGGCGTATGGCTCGCAGCCATGATGTGGACTTGAGTCAGGTCCCGGGCTCAGGCAAAAATGGTCGGGTCTATAAAGACGATCTTCGTCGTTATCTGTCCCAGTCTAGTGCCACCCCGGAGTCGGGTGCTGATCTAAATCACGCCAGCACTCAGCCCCCAATGCCGGCAATTGCCGCCTTGTCAGCCGAAACGGGCGATCGCACCGAGCCGATTCGTGGCATAAAAGCGGTGATGGCAAAAGCGATGCAGGAGTCCGTCTCAACTATTCCTCACTTTACCTATTGTGAAGAACTGGATGTGACCGAGCTGATGGTGCTGCGCGCTGAGATGAAAGCCAAATATGCCAGCGATGAGCTGAGTATTTCATTGATGCCTTTTATGATGAAGGCGATGTCCTTGGCACTGAAGGAATTCCCGGTACTAAATAGCCAGGTAAACGCCGATTGTACCGAATTGACCTATAAGGCCGATCATAATATTGGCATGGCGGTGGATGCCAAAGTCGGCTTGCTGGTACCCAATATTAAACAGGTGCAGCATAAGTCGATTTTAGATATTGCCGCTGAGATCACCCGCTTAACTCGTGATGCCCGGGCCGGACGCGTTGCCCCGGCAGATTTAAAGGGGGGGACAATCTCCATCTCTAATATTGGTGCACTGGGTGGTACTGTCGCCACGCCGATTATCAATAAGCCCGAAGTGGCGATTGTCGCGCTGGGTAAAGTTCAGTTACTGCCACGTTTTGATGACAATGGTGAGGTTACCGCCCGGCGCTTGATGCAGATCAGTTGGTCCGGCGATCATCGGGTGATTGACGGCGGCACCATTGCCCGTTTCTGTAATCTGTGGAAGCAGTATATTGAAGCGCCAGAGCAGATGCTGATGCAATTGCGCTGA
- the nadA gene encoding quinolinate synthase NadA codes for METQVPGYIPVEYPFPPKPAVLSEVEKAEYKSRIKALLKQRDAVLVAHYYTDPEIQALAEETGGCVADSLEMARFGRDHPAKTLIVAGVRFMGETAKILSPEKTVLMPTLDATCSLDVGCPVDTFSQFCDAHPDHTVVVYANTSAAVKARADWVVTSSIALEIVEHLDSEGKKIIWGPDRHLGSYIAKQTGAEMLLWQGECIVHDEFKAKALRELKAQYPDAAILVHPESPASVVEMADAVGSTSQLIKAAQTMDNQTFIVATDRGIFYKMQQAAPGKTLIEAPTGGNGATCRSCAHCPWMAMNGLKAIESALSDSDGEQHEIFVDESLRQGALIPLDRMLSFAANLNMQVKGNA; via the coding sequence ATGGAAACTCAGGTTCCGGGCTATATCCCCGTAGAATACCCTTTTCCACCAAAGCCAGCGGTGCTGAGCGAGGTGGAAAAGGCAGAATATAAGTCCCGCATCAAGGCGTTGCTCAAGCAACGTGATGCTGTGTTGGTGGCCCACTATTACACTGATCCAGAAATTCAGGCGCTGGCAGAAGAAACCGGCGGTTGTGTGGCTGACTCTTTGGAAATGGCCCGTTTTGGCCGTGATCATCCAGCCAAAACCCTGATTGTGGCTGGTGTGCGCTTTATGGGTGAAACTGCAAAAATTCTCAGCCCAGAAAAGACAGTATTGATGCCGACACTGGATGCGACCTGTTCATTAGATGTGGGCTGCCCGGTTGACACCTTCAGCCAGTTCTGTGATGCCCATCCGGATCATACTGTTGTGGTATATGCCAATACCTCCGCAGCGGTCAAAGCCCGTGCCGATTGGGTAGTGACCTCCAGTATTGCGTTGGAAATTGTTGAGCATCTGGACAGCGAAGGTAAAAAAATCATCTGGGGGCCGGATCGTCATTTGGGCAGCTATATTGCTAAACAAACTGGCGCTGAAATGCTGTTGTGGCAAGGTGAGTGCATTGTTCACGATGAATTTAAAGCCAAGGCGCTGCGTGAGCTGAAAGCTCAATACCCTGATGCGGCGATTTTGGTGCATCCTGAATCGCCTGCCAGCGTGGTGGAAATGGCCGATGCAGTAGGGTCAACCTCGCAACTGATTAAAGCGGCGCAGACCATGGACAATCAGACTTTTATCGTGGCTACCGATCGCGGCATTTTCTATAAAATGCAGCAAGCGGCACCGGGTAAAACCTTGATTGAAGCCCCTACCGGCGGTAATGGTGCGACTTGTCGTAGTTGTGCGCACTGTCCTTGGATGGCGATGAATGGATTAAAGGCCATTGAATCTGCATTGTCTGATAGTGATGGCGAGCAGCATGAGATTTTTGTCGATGAATCATTACGCCAAGGCGCGCTAATCCCATTGGATCGCATGCTAAGCTTTGCTGCCAACCTCAATATGCAGGTAAAAGGTAACGCTTAA